One window of the Leptotrichia sp. oral taxon 215 str. W9775 genome contains the following:
- the ruvX gene encoding Holliday junction resolvase RuvX — protein MKKFIGLDVGDVRIGVAKCDPLGILATALEVIDRNVTDPIERIKEILSDEGTRKIVVGMPKSLDGTKNIQAEKVEKFISEMKEKIERIEVITVDERYTTTEAEHYLKNYSKKNGKERRKVVDMVAASIILQKYLDTLK, from the coding sequence ATGAAAAAATTTATAGGGCTTGATGTCGGAGATGTCAGAATAGGAGTTGCAAAATGCGATCCTCTGGGAATTCTTGCGACTGCCCTTGAAGTAATTGACAGGAATGTTACAGATCCTATAGAAAGAATAAAGGAAATACTTTCTGATGAAGGAACTAGGAAAATTGTAGTAGGAATGCCGAAAAGTCTGGATGGTACTAAAAATATCCAAGCTGAAAAGGTGGAAAAATTCATTTCTGAAATGAAGGAAAAAATAGAAAGAATTGAAGTAATTACTGTAGATGAAAGATATACAACAACAGAAGCTGAGCATTATCTGAAAAACTATTCGAAAAAAAATGGTAAGGAAAGAAGAAAAGTAGTGGATATGGTTGCAGCTTCAATAATACTTCAGAAATATCTTGATACATTGAAATAA
- the secD gene encoding protein translocase subunit SecD, whose amino-acid sequence MKNKKTQYLWLLVILVVPAIILYFNKIKLGLDLRGGTSVVLQAQGKIESDTMDKVRDIIERRVDGLGVTEPVIQISGNDRLIVELAGIKDSQKAVELIGTTAKLEFKIKNQDGTYGPTLLGGSAIKTAVLSQGEFGRPAVDFTLDGKGAEIFAKITRENIGKPLAIMLDGKEQSAPVINSEISGGRGQITTNSREDAQKITNLLKSGALPVSIKILEVRTVGATLGVESIKQTQFAGVLAMIAISLFMFAIYKIPGLIADVVLVIYGFLVLASLSLVGSTLTLPGIAGFILTLGMAVDANVITFERIKEEMSKGYSIEDSVAKGFENGLPAIIDGNLTTLLIAAVLFSFGTGPVRGFAVTLSLGVMITMLTAIFITKLFMHFVISTFHIKKEKLFWGGIKDGKFESDTL is encoded by the coding sequence ATGAAGAACAAAAAGACACAGTACTTATGGCTTTTAGTCATACTCGTAGTTCCAGCTATAATACTTTATTTTAATAAAATAAAGTTAGGGTTGGACTTAAGAGGTGGAACATCAGTAGTGCTTCAGGCACAAGGAAAAATAGAATCAGATACAATGGACAAAGTAAGGGACATAATTGAAAGAAGGGTAGATGGTCTTGGAGTAACAGAACCTGTAATTCAGATAAGCGGAAATGACAGATTAATAGTGGAACTTGCTGGAATAAAGGATTCACAGAAGGCTGTAGAACTTATAGGAACAACAGCAAAACTTGAATTCAAGATAAAAAATCAGGACGGAACATATGGGCCTACTTTACTTGGAGGTTCAGCTATAAAAACAGCAGTACTTTCTCAGGGAGAATTTGGACGTCCTGCAGTTGACTTTACACTTGATGGTAAAGGAGCAGAAATTTTTGCGAAAATTACAAGGGAAAATATAGGAAAGCCTCTTGCAATAATGCTTGACGGTAAGGAACAATCTGCACCGGTAATAAACTCTGAAATATCTGGAGGAAGAGGTCAGATTACAACAAATAGCCGTGAAGATGCACAAAAAATTACAAATCTTCTGAAATCAGGGGCATTACCTGTAAGTATAAAAATACTTGAAGTTAGAACAGTAGGAGCAACTCTTGGAGTTGAATCCATAAAGCAGACACAGTTTGCAGGAGTTCTGGCAATGATAGCAATATCATTATTCATGTTTGCAATATATAAAATTCCTGGACTTATTGCAGATGTTGTACTTGTAATATATGGATTTTTAGTATTGGCATCACTAAGCCTTGTAGGATCCACTCTGACATTGCCTGGAATAGCAGGATTCATACTGACATTAGGAATGGCTGTTGATGCGAATGTTATTACGTTTGAAAGAATTAAGGAAGAAATGAGTAAAGGATACAGCATTGAAGATTCAGTGGCAAAAGGATTTGAAAATGGGCTTCCTGCAATAATTGACGGGAACCTTACTACATTATTAATAGCTGCCGTTCTGTTCTCATTTGGAACAGGTCCTGTAAGGGGATTTGCAGTGACATTATCTTTAGGGGTAATGATAACAATGCTTACAGCAATATTTATAACAAAACTGTTTATGCATTTTGTAATAAGCACTTTTCATATTAAAAAAGAAAAACTATTTTGGGGAGGGATAAAAGATGGTAAATTTGAAAGTGATACATTATAA